A genomic window from Acinetobacter chinensis includes:
- a CDS encoding 5-carboxymethyl-2-hydroxymuconate Delta-isomerase, which produces MPHIHLEYSDNLQNLQPEKVLKAINLCMFDGGYVSAASDVKSRAVAQSVYMVGLGEEPQAYLHAKVSLLSGRSNEMKQQISQQILQVLQQNLPAQTGLTVQVCVEIIEMPKESYSKAVITAR; this is translated from the coding sequence ATGCCACATATTCACCTTGAATATTCCGATAACCTGCAGAATCTTCAACCTGAAAAAGTCTTAAAAGCCATCAATCTGTGCATGTTTGATGGGGGCTATGTCAGTGCTGCCAGTGATGTAAAAAGCCGGGCTGTCGCGCAGTCCGTCTATATGGTGGGACTGGGTGAGGAACCCCAGGCATATCTGCATGCTAAAGTTTCGCTGTTGTCGGGTCGCAGTAATGAAATGAAGCAACAGATCTCTCAGCAGATTTTACAGGTATTACAGCAGAATCTGCCTGCACAGACAGGACTGACCGTGCAGGTCTGTGTGGAAATTATTGAAATGCCAAAGGAAAGTTATTCCAAGGCTGTGATTACTGCACGCTGA
- a CDS encoding VOC family protein, whose amino-acid sequence MNTLSYFEIQSSDPERDVRFYREVFGWSFTKVDGLPIDYYQIQTATLSGGLLARPAQTPPTHCGTNAFTCSFEVTDFDATAEKILALGGQIAMEKFAIPGKCWQGYFLDANHNTFGLVQVDPDAE is encoded by the coding sequence ATGAATACTCTGAGCTATTTTGAAATTCAATCTTCAGATCCTGAACGGGATGTCAGGTTTTATCGTGAAGTGTTTGGCTGGTCTTTTACCAAGGTGGACGGTCTGCCGATTGACTATTATCAGATTCAGACTGCGACCCTCAGTGGAGGTTTACTTGCTCGACCTGCACAGACTCCGCCGACTCACTGTGGAACCAATGCATTTACCTGTTCTTTTGAAGTGACCGACTTTGATGCAACAGCAGAAAAAATTCTGGCACTCGGCGGACAGATTGCAATGGAAAAATTCGCCATCCCAGGGAAATGCTGGCAAGGCTATTTTCTTGATGCTAATCACAACACCTTTGGGCTGGTACAAGTCGATCCTGATGCAGAATAA
- the sbcD gene encoding exonuclease SbcCD subunit D — MTVRFFHTSDWHLGQFFYNHSRQYEHEQFLAWLLTQIKEKQPHALLIAGDVFDVINPASSAQKQLYQFLADTHDLAPHMQTLMIAGNHDSGYRIEQVEPLLEKYHAKTVGVIHKNSEGSIDLDRLLIPIHDENKNTVAWCLALPFLRPAEITGLNEHTTNSQNAIAYVHQQLISAAKQRKTDDQALILMSHAHMQGGETSDSERPIIIGNEEALATALFDDVIDYVALGHLHKPQKVGQEHIRYSGSPIPLSFSEINYKHQIVEVTIDPAKNDESRFHYDAIAIPRSIKLHKIKGELNEVFTQLKTLASGEIDDIDQREYVDIEYHTHVPPQPNLRQQFEDALPPNRYRLVRISRQYLTTEKNGDDVIQVSLEPPTPEKLFQQIWEKNGYANDDAVLKDFLSLVHEAEKSLEDEHKA; from the coding sequence ATGACTGTACGCTTTTTTCATACTTCGGACTGGCATTTAGGGCAATTTTTCTATAACCATTCCAGACAGTATGAGCATGAACAGTTTTTAGCATGGTTACTCACACAGATTAAAGAAAAACAACCACATGCTTTACTGATCGCAGGTGATGTTTTTGATGTGATCAATCCTGCATCATCGGCACAGAAACAGCTTTATCAGTTCCTTGCCGATACTCATGACCTTGCTCCACACATGCAAACCTTGATGATTGCAGGTAACCATGACTCAGGTTATCGCATCGAACAGGTTGAACCCTTACTTGAAAAATACCATGCTAAAACTGTCGGTGTGATTCATAAAAATAGTGAAGGTTCAATTGATTTAGACCGTTTACTGATCCCAATCCATGATGAAAATAAAAATACAGTCGCATGGTGTTTAGCCCTACCTTTTTTACGCCCTGCGGAAATTACGGGGCTAAACGAACACACCACCAACAGTCAAAATGCGATTGCCTATGTGCATCAGCAACTGATTTCAGCAGCTAAGCAACGTAAAACTGATGATCAGGCACTGATTCTGATGTCACATGCCCACATGCAAGGCGGTGAAACTTCGGACTCAGAACGCCCGATTATTATTGGTAATGAAGAAGCGCTTGCGACTGCACTTTTTGATGATGTGATTGACTATGTTGCACTTGGACATTTGCATAAACCGCAGAAAGTTGGTCAGGAACATATTCGTTATAGTGGTTCACCAATTCCGCTCTCGTTCAGTGAAATAAACTATAAACATCAGATTGTTGAAGTCACGATTGATCCAGCCAAAAATGATGAATCACGTTTTCACTATGATGCAATTGCCATTCCACGCAGTATCAAACTGCATAAAATCAAAGGCGAACTGAATGAGGTATTTACACAGTTAAAAACCTTAGCTAGTGGTGAAATTGACGATATTGATCAACGCGAATATGTCGATATTGAGTACCACACCCATGTTCCGCCACAACCCAATTTAAGACAACAGTTTGAAGATGCTTTGCCACCGAACCGCTACCGTCTGGTGCGTATTTCCCGACAGTATTTAACTACAGAAAAAAATGGTGATGATGTAATTCAAGTCAGTTTAGAACCACCAACACCTGAAAAACTGTTTCAACAGATCTGGGAAAAAAATGGTTATGCCAATGATGATGCTGTGCTGAAAGATTTTTTAAGCCTCGTTCATGAAGCCGAAAAATCACTTGAAGATGAGCACAAAGCATAA
- a CDS encoding pseudouridine synthase has translation MSSKVPFVYMPPQEKLVIVYEDEDLVVIDKPAGLLSVPGRLPEHQDSAYLRVLAQYPQAKITHRLDMATSGILMFAKHRDAEVAVSKMFQARTVTKNYVALVQGKLDEEGSVDVPLITDWENRPRQIVHFELGKSAKTLYRRMDYDAVQDVSRALLIPVTGRSHQLRVHMMHIGHPITGDQLYHPDAAQSTLGRMALHASFLSFRQPLSGIDVEINGSIPF, from the coding sequence ATGTCCTCCAAAGTTCCATTTGTTTATATGCCTCCACAGGAAAAACTGGTGATCGTTTATGAAGATGAGGATCTTGTGGTGATTGATAAACCTGCAGGTCTGCTTTCTGTGCCTGGTCGGTTGCCGGAACATCAGGACAGTGCATATCTGAGAGTTCTGGCGCAGTATCCGCAGGCAAAAATTACGCACCGGCTGGATATGGCGACCTCTGGTATTCTGATGTTTGCCAAACATAGAGATGCTGAAGTGGCAGTCAGTAAAATGTTTCAGGCAAGAACGGTTACCAAAAATTATGTAGCCCTTGTTCAGGGTAAACTGGATGAGGAGGGCAGTGTGGATGTGCCCTTGATTACCGACTGGGAAAACCGTCCGCGTCAGATCGTGCATTTTGAACTTGGGAAATCTGCAAAAACCCTGTACAGACGGATGGATTATGATGCAGTTCAGGACGTCAGTCGTGCGCTGCTGATTCCGGTCACAGGGCGTTCTCATCAGTTACGGGTACACATGATGCATATCGGGCATCCGATTACAGGTGATCAGCTTTATCACCCTGATGCTGCTCAGAGTACACTCGGCAGAATGGCTCTGCATGCATCTTTTCTGTCATTCAGACAACCTTTAAGTGGTATTGATGTTGAAATAAATGGCAGTATTCCATTTTAA
- a CDS encoding AAA family ATPase: MKILSIRLKNLASLSGEHFIDFESEPLASAGLVAIVGKTGAGKSTILDAMCLALFNKIPRLKDSDGKLTDVDGSELLTNSPLTVLRRGTAHGFAELTFVAQDQKHYLARWELKRSREKADGKLQSVQRYLKCLTDGIVVADKAKAVDASIHQITQLTFEQFTRAVLLAQSEVTAFLKARDNERGELLEYLTNSSIFARIGQLAFERTKAVAVKRKELENLLGHIEILSDEQVTELSDQFQHVNAEYQKLDTEKVQLEKQRLWFERKQKFDQEIILKQQTVDTHLQEQQNLAPERERLTRLEIFSEIRPHVFQQQQLIKAEQELAPQIQQQQNRFNELSTQFETQKSHYLHAETALTEIQNFENKNLSKINAVRDCNTERDRIVIEFKTIQTKLNELEQTQQPYAQQKQQLEQQIQQIQQQQDHVNGQLLSTQQFTTLDKGLSAHLQQLTQFIQHYQSIENQLGNSVQAEQQLNAQKTELQQAITQSGNIEQLEKHLEDGRQQRELKLNQANQLDVIQQKLNQYFDLKNESLQIQEKFSHITAQLQQTKKSTLIAEQSYQLAKDAWLKLQEILQQQRLLHTENVKHLRAELTDGEPCLVCGSTSHPYKVDDSAVSKALSDLHQQQEQQATITEQDALKNWQLSQQQLSKLSAEHEQLKAVIQSNSEKTALTVNALNEQIQTANIQLDLNLSSAEITKKFQHFTQQNQLDLHYLETQTNKSIVNIKQQQQLMQNIQQAEHLLQNAHNLQQQVSHLVTCLSDAEKEQWQQQTTAQAQQLHTQLKNRLLQIEQFELLKQQLDQASQELHSTQLNLENTSKQIAEMTDNFNAIKIKGQQNTEKANQLILEMTGLTDIKPNEWLAEHDTKRQNSQVHYQQLKQQFDQSRSQYDQQKSRVEQLQAQQQQSQNSLNQVNTDIQNWLNVHTDFQVNDLAEMAQITSALEQQIRQNLQNTERLLHEANSVLKTIQAQLAEHALQQPELDFAQLQQLIAENIEALKAQSEIRDQIKIDLAKHDSNVQKQKQFADQILEIQQEEHRWSKISGLMGDSTGKKFRDYAQQFNLDILLEHANQQLAMLSQRYTLKRLDNSLSLAIIDHDMDGETRSVASLSGGESFLTALALSLAIANMASGSMKIESLFIDEGFGTLDASSLHMVMNALDQLQNQGRKVVLISHIQDMHERIPVQIQVRPLGAGASTIEVVS, translated from the coding sequence ATGAAAATCTTATCCATTCGACTTAAAAATCTGGCATCGCTTTCAGGTGAACATTTTATTGATTTTGAATCTGAACCTTTGGCTTCGGCAGGTTTAGTGGCGATTGTCGGGAAAACAGGTGCTGGCAAATCCACCATTTTAGATGCGATGTGTCTTGCCCTGTTTAATAAAATTCCGCGTTTAAAAGACAGTGATGGCAAACTCACTGATGTTGATGGATCAGAATTATTGACTAATTCACCACTGACTGTTTTACGTCGTGGCACGGCGCATGGTTTTGCTGAACTGACCTTTGTGGCACAGGATCAAAAGCACTATCTGGCACGTTGGGAACTGAAACGTTCACGTGAAAAAGCTGATGGAAAATTACAAAGTGTACAACGTTATTTAAAATGCCTAACCGATGGTATCGTTGTTGCGGATAAAGCCAAAGCTGTAGATGCAAGTATCCATCAAATCACCCAACTCACATTTGAACAATTCACCCGTGCAGTGCTTTTGGCACAATCTGAAGTGACTGCATTTTTAAAAGCCCGTGATAATGAACGTGGTGAATTACTTGAATATTTAACCAATTCATCAATCTTCGCCAGGATCGGTCAATTAGCATTTGAACGCACCAAAGCCGTTGCCGTAAAACGTAAAGAACTTGAAAACCTGCTTGGACATATCGAGATCCTTTCAGATGAACAGGTCACTGAATTGTCCGATCAATTTCAACATGTTAATGCTGAATATCAAAAACTGGATACTGAAAAAGTACAGCTTGAAAAGCAACGTCTATGGTTTGAGCGCAAACAAAAATTTGACCAAGAGATTATTTTAAAACAGCAAACGGTTGATACGCATCTTCAAGAGCAACAAAACTTAGCACCTGAACGTGAGCGTTTAACCCGTTTGGAAATATTCTCCGAAATTCGTCCACATGTGTTTCAGCAACAACAGTTGATCAAAGCTGAACAGGAACTCGCACCGCAAATTCAGCAACAGCAAAATAGATTTAATGAATTATCTACTCAGTTTGAAACTCAAAAATCTCATTATCTACACGCTGAAACTGCGCTGACTGAGATTCAAAATTTTGAAAATAAAAATCTAAGTAAAATTAATGCAGTACGTGACTGCAATACTGAACGTGATCGTATCGTGATTGAGTTTAAAACAATTCAAACAAAGCTTAATGAATTGGAGCAAACTCAACAACCGTATGCACAACAAAAACAGCAACTTGAGCAACAGATTCAGCAAATTCAACAACAACAAGATCACGTGAATGGACAACTGTTATCTACCCAACAATTTACAACTTTAGATAAAGGCTTATCTGCTCACCTACAGCAACTCACGCAATTTATTCAGCATTATCAAAGTATTGAAAATCAACTCGGTAACTCGGTGCAAGCTGAGCAACAGCTCAATGCACAGAAAACTGAATTACAACAAGCTATTACGCAGTCTGGAAATATTGAGCAACTTGAAAAACATCTTGAAGATGGACGACAACAACGAGAATTAAAACTCAATCAAGCTAACCAATTGGATGTGATTCAACAAAAGCTTAATCAATACTTTGATTTAAAAAATGAATCTTTGCAGATTCAAGAAAAATTTAGCCATATCACGGCGCAATTACAGCAAACTAAAAAAAGCACCTTAATTGCAGAACAAAGCTACCAATTAGCAAAAGACGCATGGTTGAAATTGCAAGAAATTCTGCAACAGCAACGCTTACTCCACACAGAAAATGTAAAACATTTACGTGCAGAATTGACCGATGGCGAACCTTGTCTGGTCTGTGGCAGCACTTCACATCCCTATAAAGTTGATGATTCTGCAGTGTCCAAAGCATTATCTGATCTGCATCAGCAGCAGGAACAACAAGCGACAATTACAGAGCAAGATGCTTTAAAAAATTGGCAGCTGTCACAGCAACAGTTAAGTAAACTCTCTGCTGAACATGAACAGTTAAAAGCTGTGATTCAAAGCAATTCTGAGAAAACTGCGCTAACTGTAAATGCTTTAAATGAGCAGATTCAAACAGCGAATATTCAACTGGATCTGAACTTATCATCTGCTGAAATCACGAAAAAATTCCAACACTTTACTCAGCAGAATCAGCTCGATTTACATTATCTTGAAACACAGACCAATAAGTCGATTGTGAATATTAAACAACAGCAACAATTGATGCAGAATATCCAACAGGCTGAACATTTACTGCAAAATGCACATAATTTACAACAGCAAGTTTCGCACCTTGTCACCTGTTTATCTGATGCTGAAAAAGAACAATGGCAACAACAGACCACTGCACAAGCACAGCAGCTGCATACACAACTTAAAAACCGCTTACTACAGATTGAGCAATTTGAACTATTAAAACAACAGCTTGATCAAGCATCACAAGAGCTTCACTCGACACAATTAAATCTTGAAAATACGTCGAAGCAAATTGCTGAAATGACTGATAACTTTAATGCGATCAAAATCAAAGGGCAACAAAACACAGAAAAAGCCAATCAACTGATCTTAGAAATGACAGGTTTAACTGACATTAAACCGAATGAATGGTTGGCTGAGCATGATACTAAACGTCAAAATTCACAAGTACATTATCAGCAACTGAAACAGCAGTTTGATCAATCACGCAGCCAATACGATCAACAAAAAAGCCGTGTAGAGCAATTACAGGCTCAACAACAACAAAGCCAAAACAGCCTGAATCAAGTAAATACTGATATTCAGAATTGGTTGAATGTTCATACAGATTTTCAGGTGAATGATCTGGCTGAAATGGCACAGATCACGTCTGCACTGGAACAGCAGATTCGTCAGAATTTACAAAACACCGAACGTTTACTGCATGAAGCAAATTCAGTACTCAAAACCATTCAGGCGCAACTGGCAGAGCATGCTTTACAACAACCTGAACTTGATTTTGCACAATTACAGCAATTAATTGCAGAGAATATTGAAGCTCTTAAAGCGCAATCTGAAATTCGTGACCAAATCAAAATTGATCTAGCAAAACATGACAGTAATGTGCAAAAGCAGAAACAATTTGCCGATCAAATTTTAGAGATTCAACAGGAAGAACATCGCTGGAGCAAAATTTCAGGCTTAATGGGTGATTCGACAGGGAAAAAATTCCGTGATTATGCACAGCAATTTAACCTCGATATTTTACTTGAACATGCCAATCAACAACTGGCGATGTTATCGCAACGCTATACCTTAAAACGTCTCGATAACTCTTTGAGTTTAGCGATTATTGACCACGATATGGATGGTGAAACCCGTTCTGTAGCTTCGCTGTCAGGTGGTGAATCATTCCTGACTGCCCTCGCCTTGTCTCTGGCAATTGCCAATATGGCATCAGGTTCGATGAAAATAGAATCGTTATTTATTGATGAAGGCTTTGGTACGCTTGATGCTTCGTCATTGCACATGGTCATGAATGCACTCGATCAATTGCAGAATCAGGGTCGTAAAGTAGTCTTAATCTCACATATCCAAGATATGCATGAACGCATTCCTGTACAGATTCAGGTGCGTCCACTGGGTGCAGGTGCGAGTACCATTGAAGTGGTGAGTTGA
- a CDS encoding YegP family protein produces the protein MSGWYEISQAKDGQYRFVLKAGNGEIIINSELYKAKASAVNGIESVQKNSGEDGRYERLTAKNGKPYFNLKAANHQIIGTSQFYASEQSRDKGIESVKNNGASTTIKDQTV, from the coding sequence ATGTCAGGATGGTATGAAATTTCACAAGCCAAAGATGGACAGTACCGTTTTGTACTGAAAGCAGGTAATGGAGAGATCATTATCAACAGTGAGCTTTATAAGGCGAAAGCATCAGCTGTCAATGGTATTGAGTCGGTACAGAAAAACAGTGGAGAAGATGGTCGTTACGAGCGTTTAACTGCAAAGAACGGCAAACCATATTTTAACCTGAAAGCAGCAAACCATCAGATTATTGGAACCAGTCAGTTTTATGCCAGTGAGCAGTCAAGGGATAAAGGCATTGAGTCCGTAAAAAACAATGGTGCATCTACAACCATCAAGGATCAGACCGTCTGA
- a CDS encoding ribonuclease E inhibitor RraB gives MTRNYELFPDDDNGDVLWQMHEDGDDLTELHDIEYSIAFSSQEQAERCALYLLHEEQKITLFADEEVEPAEWIVTIFVNMEPEYADVVDLEEWFTKIAEKFGGEYDGWGCMTYVYDIEDEEDD, from the coding sequence ATGACACGTAATTATGAACTGTTTCCTGATGATGATAACGGTGATGTACTCTGGCAGATGCATGAAGATGGTGATGATCTGACCGAACTGCATGATATTGAATATTCAATTGCATTCAGCTCACAGGAGCAGGCAGAACGCTGCGCGCTTTATCTACTCCATGAAGAGCAGAAAATCACCCTGTTTGCAGATGAAGAAGTGGAACCTGCGGAATGGATCGTGACCATATTTGTAAATATGGAACCTGAATATGCAGATGTTGTGGACCTGGAAGAGTGGTTTACTAAAATCGCTGAAAAATTTGGGGGTGAGTATGATGGCTGGGGCTGTATGACTTACGTGTATGACATTGAAGACGAAGAAGATGACTGA
- a CDS encoding thioesterase family protein: MSAYYQLIHRETDDQGCVTAHYHSTLNAQGAWNPNEQHMAPATGIICAELEQFSPRENMRIGRISLDIYGLIELGEIEIRTRVIRAGKTIELLESTMQGKGKTLVVAHTWRMLTSDTSAIAGLEDSVVETPENMPVFDGVHQWRGQYTKTLEARSNQQRNGKGLVWLRTDVDMIEGQSTSPFVRLVSMSDMANGIVPRQERPFDWGFPNLDLQIHLYRMPEGEWLGIEAVQQYGSDGIGLSSAILHDVNGPFGRSEQILTLRPMSGS, from the coding sequence ATGTCTGCATATTATCAGCTTATTCACCGCGAAACAGATGATCAGGGATGCGTAACAGCCCATTATCATTCAACACTCAATGCACAGGGTGCATGGAATCCGAATGAACAGCACATGGCACCGGCCACCGGCATTATCTGTGCTGAACTGGAGCAGTTTTCGCCGCGTGAAAACATGCGTATTGGACGCATCAGTCTGGATATTTACGGTCTGATTGAACTGGGTGAAATTGAAATCAGAACCCGTGTGATCCGTGCCGGTAAAACGATTGAACTGCTTGAATCCACCATGCAGGGCAAAGGTAAAACCTTAGTGGTTGCACATACATGGCGTATGCTGACTTCTGATACCTCAGCGATTGCCGGTCTGGAAGACAGTGTGGTGGAAACGCCTGAAAATATGCCTGTATTTGACGGTGTACATCAATGGCGCGGTCAATATACCAAAACCCTTGAAGCACGTTCAAATCAGCAAAGAAATGGCAAAGGACTGGTGTGGTTAAGAACTGATGTGGATATGATTGAGGGACAGTCAACATCGCCTTTTGTTCGACTGGTGAGTATGTCAGATATGGCAAACGGAATTGTACCGAGACAGGAAAGACCATTTGACTGGGGCTTTCCAAATCTGGATTTACAGATTCATCTCTATAGAATGCCTGAGGGTGAATGGCTGGGGATTGAAGCTGTACAGCAGTATGGTTCAGATGGGATAGGGCTGTCGAGTGCGATACTGCATGATGTGAATGGCCCGTTTGGGCGCAGTGAGCAGATTCTGACATTAAGACCTATGTCAGGATCATAA
- a CDS encoding zinc ribbon domain-containing protein YjdM produces the protein MSLPNCPECQSEYTYEDGELLICPECSHEWKQGELSDAEISAVIKDAVGNVLTDGDTVTVIKDLKIKGSSSVVKVGTKAKNIRLLTDASDGHDIDCKVDGFGAMKLKSEFVRKA, from the coding sequence ATGTCTTTACCAAATTGTCCTGAATGCCAGTCAGAATATACTTATGAAGATGGAGAGCTGCTGATCTGTCCGGAATGTTCACATGAATGGAAACAGGGTGAATTATCGGATGCAGAAATTTCAGCTGTGATTAAAGATGCTGTAGGGAATGTGCTTACAGACGGAGATACCGTGACTGTGATTAAGGATCTGAAAATTAAAGGTTCATCGTCAGTTGTGAAAGTGGGTACCAAGGCAAAAAACATCCGCCTGTTAACAGATGCAAGTGATGGTCATGATATTGACTGTAAAGTGGATGGCTTTGGTGCAATGAAGCTTAAATCTGAATTTGTCCGTAAGGCATAA
- a CDS encoding YggS family pyridoxal phosphate-dependent enzyme, whose translation MNTLQAARNQVLEQIEHACQQAGRKAEEVSLLAVSKTHPAEILAQMYATGQRSFGENYLQEALDKIEELSDLEIEWHFIGHVQRNKTRHLAEKFAWVHGVDRLIIAERLSNQRTADQAPLNICIQVNIDAQDSKDGCQPADVAELVAQISRLENLKLRGLMVIPAPGHTQAFSDASALFKQVKSQHVHPGDWDTLSMGMSGDMQQAIEAGSTMVRVGTALFGARDYSG comes from the coding sequence ATGAATACGCTTCAAGCAGCAAGAAACCAGGTGCTGGAACAGATTGAACATGCATGTCAGCAGGCAGGCAGAAAAGCTGAGGAGGTCTCATTGCTTGCGGTGTCTAAAACGCATCCGGCAGAGATACTCGCGCAGATGTATGCGACAGGACAGCGATCTTTTGGTGAAAATTATTTACAGGAAGCGCTGGATAAAATTGAAGAACTGTCTGATCTTGAGATTGAATGGCATTTTATTGGACATGTGCAGCGTAATAAAACCAGGCATCTGGCGGAAAAATTTGCCTGGGTGCATGGTGTGGACCGTCTGATTATTGCTGAGCGTCTTTCAAATCAGAGAACAGCAGATCAGGCTCCTTTAAATATCTGTATTCAGGTCAATATTGACGCACAGGACAGCAAAGATGGCTGTCAGCCAGCAGACGTTGCTGAACTCGTTGCTCAGATCAGCCGACTGGAAAATTTAAAGTTGCGTGGTCTGATGGTGATCCCTGCTCCAGGACATACGCAGGCATTTTCTGATGCCAGTGCTTTGTTTAAACAGGTGAAATCACAGCATGTACATCCAGGGGACTGGGACACACTGAGTATGGGAATGTCGGGAGATATGCAACAGGCGATTGAGGCTGGCTCAACCATGGTTCGGGTGGGAACCGCTTTGTTTGGAGCCAGGGATTATTCAGGTTAA
- a CDS encoding SRPBCC family protein codes for MTSQVRLHRVFCAPVDRVYKAFTDADALAKWMSPYGFTAKVHHQDVREGGTYRMSFTNFSTGTQHAFHGVYNEVIPEKLLRYTDEFENPALPGKIQVTVEFSAVSVGTEVFITQSDLPDVIPEDGCYLGWQESLQQLALLVTPNIPDE; via the coding sequence ATGACCAGTCAGGTTCGCTTACATCGGGTGTTCTGTGCACCTGTAGATCGTGTTTATAAGGCATTTACAGATGCGGATGCACTGGCAAAATGGATGTCACCTTATGGTTTTACCGCAAAGGTACATCATCAGGATGTTCGGGAGGGCGGAACCTACCGGATGTCATTTACCAATTTTTCAACAGGAACTCAGCACGCATTTCATGGTGTGTACAACGAAGTCATACCTGAAAAACTGCTGAGATATACCGACGAGTTTGAAAATCCGGCATTGCCTGGAAAAATTCAGGTTACTGTTGAGTTCAGTGCTGTTTCGGTTGGAACTGAAGTTTTTATCACTCAGTCTGATCTGCCGGATGTGATTCCTGAGGATGGTTGTTATCTGGGATGGCAGGAATCTTTGCAACAGCTGGCTTTACTGGTGACACCGAATATACCGGATGAATAA
- a CDS encoding GNAT family N-acetyltransferase translates to MYRITASGWTQLSSEAQSSLKALLLTADPSWEQIQSYVEDSLIFILHSEQQQMVAQLCLFRQTDTAEIKNLSVDTAFQKQGLAKKLLIHVIEWTRQQQLQTLTVKTGNSSLDQLALYQKVGFRMTAIEQDVFKDYPEEIYENGIRCLDQVVLTMNFPVA, encoded by the coding sequence ATGTACCGGATCACTGCAAGCGGTTGGACACAGCTGAGCTCTGAAGCTCAAAGCTCGCTGAAAGCATTGTTGCTGACAGCAGATCCGTCATGGGAACAGATACAGTCGTATGTTGAAGACAGTCTGATTTTTATACTGCATTCCGAGCAGCAGCAAATGGTTGCGCAGTTATGTCTTTTTCGGCAGACAGATACCGCTGAAATAAAAAATCTAAGTGTGGACACTGCTTTTCAGAAGCAGGGACTGGCAAAAAAGCTACTGATACATGTCATTGAATGGACCCGCCAGCAACAGCTTCAGACTTTGACTGTAAAGACAGGAAACTCCAGTCTGGATCAGCTGGCGCTGTATCAGAAAGTGGGTTTCCGCATGACCGCTATTGAACAGGATGTATTCAAAGACTATCCAGAAGAAATATATGAAAATGGTATCCGTTGTCTGGATCAGGTGGTTTTGACCATGAATTTTCCCGTTGCTTAA
- a CDS encoding DUF488 domain-containing protein codes for MNIQQKRIYDAPSETDGLRILADRLWPRGIKKENAKIDLWSKEITPSSELRKWYHEDMENRWEEFRQRYTAELKQQTEALNELRQLASKQTLTLLTSAKNEGLNHLTVLKQVLESGGSE; via the coding sequence ATGAATATCCAGCAAAAAAGAATATACGATGCACCATCTGAAACGGATGGTCTGCGGATTCTTGCAGATCGTCTATGGCCTCGTGGCATTAAAAAAGAGAATGCAAAAATCGATCTGTGGTCGAAAGAAATTACACCTTCCAGTGAGCTCCGGAAGTGGTACCACGAAGATATGGAAAACCGCTGGGAAGAATTCCGACAGCGTTATACAGCAGAATTAAAGCAACAGACTGAAGCCTTAAATGAACTGAGGCAACTTGCATCAAAGCAGACATTGACCTTGCTGACATCGGCTAAAAATGAGGGGTTGAATCACCTGACTGTGCTTAAACAGGTGCTCGAATCAGGCGGATCAGAATAA